The genomic stretch tacaaagtaaaacaattgtgTATAATATACTTGAATGTAATTGGATGTTAAGTACACTGCAGAGTTAAACGTATACAAACTGAAGTCTGCCAAACTATTGACTGCAGATGTCAATCTGAATTACAAAAGCTTGAGAAAAAATTTATACAGACaaacaagcaagccaaccaaacctttaaactatAAGCATACGGACAATACTAGTAGCTCTTTTTTGCCAACCGACCATAATTTACGATGTAAGTCAAGTATGAAGCATGCATAACTATGTATGGTGTATCCTTTGTTTCAAATGTAATGGGCTAGATCAATGCAGTGAACAAGGTTTCATAGTATTTGGCTATtcaaaaagtagaataacaaaaaataccgaactccaaggaaaattcaaaacgaaaagtcccttatcaaatggcaaagtcaatcaaaagcttaaacatagTCATATTCCTAACATGGTTCATGCATttcctcatgtagaaaatggtggataacaaataagtaataaaaaaacatgttacaCATATTGAGTGGTTAGGGTATTGAAATAGAAAAAGCAAATctttatgtattttcatttaatGTCAAATGTTCTATTTTGTACAAACGACACAAAGAACATCTGCTTCATTGGTATACGGAGGACATCTTAAACTACCACATTTGGTTCGGAGAGGATAAAACAAAGCTCCATTTTCACCTCCATTATTATTGTCCAACGGTTCTGCATTGATGTCAAGACAGGCATAGTCTTTTTTATAATGAGTGTAATGATCACTCATCAGATAACCATGATATTCTGAGTTCCATTCTTTATAGCAAGTCTTGCGACCTAATGAAAATAAAGGCAAGTATATTATTGAATAGTGGTAGATATTTGTAATTGTAAGTAAAACTGGTAAATAAAcgtattctaaaaggttaccaattaaaaactgtaattaaatctttgaatATTGGATTTATTGGTATTATATTGATTTTCTTATCAGTAAATTTCAACCATACTAGATATTATAATTATACGCATATGCAAATTCACGAAACTACAGTCTGTcgatacctatattttggcaatgcacaaggtcatgtttttctgaGACTGTTGGTGACGTCTTTACACAAAATCCTTTGTTGAATGTTTActgaatgatattttttgttttaaatacatgATTAATTATAAGTTGCTATGGGCTTTGAACTAAATGAAGCTGCCAGTAACTACAAGTTCTCTCAGATCTTTGCTTAGTggttatttttttcgttttgtttatttgtgAGATGTATAGATACGTTTCCAAGTCCGGTCTGTGTTTTCATTAGGTGTtgttctgctttgtatcgatctgatgattTAAGccctttcaaatattttatatagtttGGTCTATGTTGGtcctgttacatcactgtcccaggttaggggaattGTTTAGCACCagcaaactagtttaaccccgcaacattcgTTATGTGCCTGTCCAGAACCAGGAGTATatggtcatatttgtttttcgtaaatctgttcgattttatttttataaagtacGGGGTTAGACCGTGAATTTCctcaattgatttgttttatatttttcatgtcggggccttttatagccgactatacggtattggTTTTCTTATTGTTAAAAGCCGTACGACTGCCTGTAATTGCTTACTACCACTTCATTAAAACTTTGATGGATAGAAGGCAATCAAACcgccttatttttatatggacagattttttttattgcggTTGGTGTGTATTTCAGGATCTTGTTTACTATTTCCTAACTTCTTTCCATAACAAATACGTTAAACAACGTAGAGTCacccttaaaggggcactagctacgagatatagaaaaaaataaaatatgatttgttttttggttcaatcattcatgaaagtaaatattgaaatgaaaattggCTTTTAGCAGTCAGTTTGGTTAAGTTATGTCAAATTAACCAAATAAACATCGCTaatgaattatttacttgcaagtgaataattctgcctcattaaatccgtattcatgtgaagtTCAATAGAGCCTCTTAGTTGGAGAGGGGTTACGCATGAACTTGGCGTGTCagctaataaaataataataatgtcaACAATGGAATTGAAACAAGTGTAAATCACTTGGTTGACCGATGCGATTTACAAAAACTAATTCCTATACAGGTAAAAACTATTAGTAACATATTGTAACCTATCATATGAAAtcaacagacctagaaaaatccaaatgCTCGAGTTCGCTATCTATTTATGTTAATGTCGGCAGTCTTCGGAAGTTGACCTCGATGGTTAATAAGATgtcgtctagactaaaatactaACGAAATGCTGATACACAATTTCGAGTTTATACATCGTACATTGTTTATTTTAGCCTTTTTTAATTTGGAtttacgttttagtatgttataagtCGATTATTAGAATTTCGGTGAACATTAATTTGACAGCTGGTGCCCTTTTAAGACATCTGTGTGAAttgacaaaattctttttttatcGTACACTGGTTTAGTTATTAAGGAAACTCGTTTTTCCTTAACATTGTACACAATACCACAAAGTTATATGAAACGATATGCTGTTTTGTCCCAAAAAGtatattaagaaaatcatgaaaatgtggAAGATAAACTTCCCAAAGTCATAGATAACACATTGTATAAATTCTcctgaaaaaaatgttatgtaCATAATTAAGCATAACATAATGTGACAATTCAAACAAACTAATGTACCTGGTATTATCAGGACAGCTGACCTCCGTTGTTTGTAACATACAGCACAAGGTACTTCCTTGTTTTGCATACTTTCTGACCATCCTGAAGGTTTTGATGCCGAACCAAGTTCATATTCCCCACCATATACCTGGTCATTACTATATGATTGGTGCTGTCCATTTTCTGGATCATTAGGGAGACATAAATAGTTCACACCACCTCCTTTATTTGAATGTGCATTCCCACCGACTTGCCCTGAAAGGCAAACAATGTGATGAAACCTTACTTTTAAAGAACATAAATAAGTTCGAATTATCTAATCACTAGAaagttttcttcaaataatcATTATGTCGTAATGACTCTTAATACGAACACAATGGGCTCTATATAACTGACTATTGTTATATGATTGGTGCTGTCCGTTTTCTGGATCATTAGGGAGACATGAAAGGTTCATTCCACCTCCCATATTATTCCGCCAACTTGACAATGCCCTTAAAACATACATTGTGCACACTTGTTTTCACTCGATGAAATAAAACGTTTAGTTGCATTCAGTTACtgaggattcattattattcgttggatatcaatgttcgtgggtttcgtgggtacaggttaaCCACGAATTTCAATATTCAACGAATTGCACATTTTTATAGGCTCGCATGCAGAGATTGataaaccaca from Mytilus edulis chromosome 7, xbMytEdul2.2, whole genome shotgun sequence encodes the following:
- the LOC139480834 gene encoding uncharacterized protein yields the protein MCFLMVIVVFTCTLSLLLIQVQGNTCSGNSKCDDIVTMPLLDGLKATLKADLDVKNMNDHLKTYIASEIKKGFENAMNDVMKQKVNKGIEEINATITAAIQESLAGNGVTYIRWGRKGCPAGADIIYTGQVGGNAHSNKGGGVNYLCLPNDPENGQHQSYSNDQVYGGEYELGSASKPSGWSESMQNKEVPCAVCYKQRRSAVLIIPGRKTCYKEWNSEYHGYLMSDHYTHYKKDYACLDINAEPLDNNNGGENGALFYPLRTKCGSLRCPPYTNEADVLCVVCTK